The nucleotide window CCATGTCACCCCTGGGCCAGGCGATGTCGGCGGCACGGTGCATGTCACCTTCACCAAGGCGGTGGAGAACAAGTACAACGTCAAGGGCACGATATATCTGGCCGCTCAGTTCGACGAAACGAAGATAATAAAAGACGCCGAGAACGTCTTCACCATTACGGTGAATTCGCAGGCGGTTAGCGGCAGCGTGATTGTCCAGGGGGCCAAGCCGCTTCAGGACGAGCCCCTGGCTAAATGGGGTAAGCCCGTGCCTGGTCATGAAGATCAGGCCGAATGGAACGTCCGTATCAACCATAAGAAGGCTAACCTTCCCAATGCGGTGATTTCTGACAGCCTGTCCGGCGGCAACGGGGACGAGCGTTATATCGAGGACAGCTTCAAGCTTCTCGAGGTCGAGTTCAACGAATATGGAAGTATCGTCCAAGAGATTCAGACGATCGATCTGACAGGCAAGCTGCAGTTAGCCCCCGATGGCCGGTCGTTCACCATCAATCTGGGGAACGTGAACGGCAAACAGTACCGTTTGTATTACAAGTCGACGTACCATGCGGGTACGGTTCTCAAAAATAAAGCGACCCTTGACGCGTCGTCGGCTCATGAAGAGATCTCCTATTCCTACCAGTCCGCCGAATCCGGTGGCACCGCCGGTGGCGACCTGGCGAGCAAGATCAAGCTGACCAAGGTCGATGGTGACGACAACTCCATCCCGCTCAAGAATGCCGTGTTCACGGTGACCAGGCCCGACGGCACCACCTTCGAGCTCACCACGGGCGCCGACGGCACGGTGACCTCGGGCGTCCTTGTGCAGGGCACTTACAAGGTCAAGGAGAAGACCCCGCCTGACGGCTACGAGCTCAACGGCAACGAGTACACGCTCGAGGTCACACCCACGGGCGGCGCGCTCAAGACTATCTGCGACAGGCCCATCAAGACCAGTGCCAGCGTCACGAAGAGGTGGGTCGGCCCCGAGGGCGGCGAGGTGACCGCGCACCTGCTCGCCGACGGCGTCGACACCGGCAAGGAGCTCAAACTCAACGCCGGCAACAACTGGACCGGGTCCTTCGACAACCTGCGCAAGTACAAGGCCGGCACCGCCACCGAGATCGTCTACACCGTGAAGGAAGACCCGGTGGCGAACTACGATAGCGACGTCGTTGGCTCCATGTCCTCCGGCTTCACCATCACCAACACCAACACCGAGACCGTGGAGGTCTCCGGCGCGAAGTCCTGGGACGACGATAACGACCGCGACGGCGTGCGCCCCGCGTCCATCACGGTGAACCTGATGCGCGACGGCGCCAAGGCCGACTCCAAGACGGTGACGCCCGACCCCGCCGGCACGTGGGCCTATTCCTTCATGGGCCTTCCCAAGTACGATCCCGCCGACGGCCACGAGTACGCCTACGCGGTGACCGAGGAGGCGGTCCCGAACTACGCCACCGAGGTGAACGACACCGACATCGTCAACTCCTACACGCCCGGCAAGACCTCGGTCACCGTCACCAAGGCATGGGCCGACGCGAACAACCGGGACGGGATCCGTCCCGCGAGCGTGAAGGCCCAGCTCTACGCGAACGGCAAGCCCCTGGGCGAGCCCGTGGAGCTCTCCGATGCCAACGGCTGGACCCACACCTGGACCGGCCTGTTCATGAAGGAAGCCGGCAAGGACATCGCCTACGAGGTCAAGGAGGTCTCGGTCCCGAGGGGCTACGAGGCCTCGGTGGCCGGTGACGCCAAGGCGGGCTACACGCTCACCAACGCCCATGAGCCCGAGGCCGTGTCGATCCCCGTCGTCAAGAAGTGGGTCGGCGGCGAGGGCGGCGAGGTGACGATCCACCTGCTCGCCGACGGACATGATACGGGCAAGTCGCTGAAGCTCAACGCCGGCAACGGCTGGAAGGGCTCCTTCGACGGCCTTCCCGCCTTCGAGGGCGGCGAGCGGATCGCCTACACGGTCTCCGAGGACGCCGTGGAGGGCTACTCCTCCAAGATCGAGGGCGACGCCTCCAAGGGCTTCACCGTCACCAACGCCAGGGGCGACAAGCCCAAGGCCGCGACCAGGCTGCCCCAGACCGGCGACGCCGCCGACGCCTCCGCACTGGCCGCCCTCGCCGCCTCCGGCCTCGCCGTGGCCGCGGGCGCCCTCCTGCGCAGGCGCGAGGGGTAGGTCCCCCGCCCCCACGCGCGGCAGGCCACCTGCCCGGGCGGCCCCATCGGGGCCGCCCGGCCCTTTGCGCATTGCCCACCCGCCATGCCCCATCCAGGGGATATCGCGTAGTCCATCTGCCCTCAGGCGTCAAAACCGGTCTCAAACTTATGTTTATGCCCCTGCTGTCTGTCGTTATGAGGTAAGATGGTCCCTGTGATCGAGGGGTCACACTTGTAGCGCGCGAAAGCGCATTGTTTTCGCCCCTAGGGGCAAGAAAGAAAGGCACGACATGGCACAGGGTACTGTTAAGTGGTTCAACCCGGACAAGGGCTACGGCTTCATCTCTCGTGAGGATGGCGACGATCTGTTCGTCCACTACTCTGAGATCCAGATGGATGGCTTCAAGACCCTGGACGAGGGCCAGGCCGTCGAGTTTGACATCACCACCGGTCAGAACGGCAAGCTGCAGGCTTCCAACGTCCGCAAGGCATAGGCAAGGCCAAGCCCTATTCCATAGAGCTGGCGGGAGAGTCGCTTCGGCGGCTCTCTTTTTCTTTCCTATCTGCGGCGGGCAGGCCCCACCAAGGTGTCAGGGCGTGTACCATGACGTGGTCAACGAGATGCGCCGCAGGGCGCGGAAGGGGTGCCGCATGACCGACGAAGAACTCAAGGTCCGCGTCGATGCCTACGTGAACGAGGTGTGGGAGAGTGTCGTCGAGGACATTCGCTCTCTCGTGAGGATCCGTTCCGTGGAGGATCTGGATGCGGCGCAGGAGGGAAGGCCCTATGGCCCGGCATGCCTCGAGGCGTTGGAACGGGGCCTTGAGATCGCCTCTCGCCTGGGCCTTGACGCCCACAACTGCGACGGGCACATCGGCTATGCCGACCTTGCCGGCTCCTCCGAGCGCTACCTTGCCACCATCGCGCATACCGACGTGGTGCCCGAGGGGCTTGGCTGGAGCGTTGACCCCTACGACGTGACCCGTCGCGAGGGCTATCTGCTGGGTCGTGGCGTCCTGGACGACAAGGGTCCCTTCGTCCTGTCGCTCTATGCCGCCCACTTCCTCAAGCGCCTGGTCGACGAGACGGGAGAGAGGCTCCCGTACACCCTCCGTTGCATCGTGGGCAACGAGGAGGAGACGAACATGGGCGACCTTGACTGGTACCTCGAGAACTACCCCGAGCCCGAGTTCGCCTTCACGCCCGATGCGGACTTCCCGCTCATCTGTGGCGAGAAGGGCGTCTTCCATGGGCGCTTCGGCATGGTGGGGAGCTCGGGCGGTGCGGGTGAGAGCCGTATAGTCGAGATGGACGGTGGCACCGTGGCCAACGCCATCCCCGGCCTCGCCACGGCCGTCGTGCGCGCCGATGCCTCCAGCCTGCCCGCGCGCGCCAACATCGACGTCGAGCCGGCGGGAGACGGCCTGGCACGGGTGCGTGCCCACGGCAGGGGAGGCCACGCCTCGCTTCCCGAGGGAACGCTCAACGCCATCGGCCTGCTTGCCGACTACCTCATGGATCACGGCATCTGCTCAAAGGACGAGCGGCGCTTCCTGGTCCTCGAGCACGCCCTGTGCTCCTGCGGCCACGATGGGGCCGCCCTGGGCATCAAGGCATCCGACGAGCGCTTCGGCCCCCTCACCGTCATCGGTGGCACCGTCCGCATGGTGAACGGGCACCTGGTCCAGACTTGTGACGCGCGCTATCCCTCATCCACCGACGACGAGAGGATCGCTCGCACGCTCACCTCGTTCGCGGAGGGTCACGGCTGCACGTTCGACGTCGATGCGGTGAAGGTCCCGTTCTACGTCGAGCCTGACTCTCCCGAGATCAGGACCCTGCTTGACACCTACGACGAGTACACGGGCAGGCGCTCCGAGGCCTTCGTGATCGGCGGCGGTACCTACGCACGCAAGTTCAGGCGCGCATGCGCCTTCGGTCCGCACGAGCCCGACGAGGACGTGCCGAGCTGGGTCGGCCCGGAACACGGTGCGGACGAGGGGATAAGCGAGGCGAGTCTCCGCCGTGCGCTGAAGGTGTACATCGTCTCGATCTGGCGCCTGATGCAGCTGTCGTACCAGTAGGCCTCACGCCCGAGCCTCAGGCCCGAGGCCCGGGCGCGGCACCGGGGCCTATGTCTCGCCAGTCGTCCAGCCACAAGTCTGCGGCAGACCTGACCTCATCGACTCGCTGTACCGGGTCGAAGGACCTCACGCCGCAGGTGAGCATGCCCACCGATGAGGCGGAGTGCAGCCCCGTGGCGATGTCCTCGAACACGATGCAGTCGGTGGGCTCGACGCCCAGTCGACGTGCGGTCTCCAGGTAGATGTCGGGATGGTCCTTGGGACGTGCGACCTCGCCGCCGTACACGCATACCTCGAAGAGCGCCTCGACGTCCACGTGACGCAGGGACTTGAGGACATCCCTGTCGTTGACGGTCGCAAGTGCGACGCGCACGCCCCTCTCGGTTAGGGCATGTACGTAGAGCTGCACTCCCGGACGTAGCGTGGCGTGACTCTCGAAGAGGGCTCGGC belongs to Olsenella uli DSM 7084 and includes:
- a CDS encoding Cna B-type domain-containing protein, with protein sequence MNVNITKFQILNLNKEEVHTIYQSDRFYLAMDWDASAAGTSIHEGDYFDITLPDNMKFPSGTTAQDFDLKDVDGNVVAKAHVTPGPGDVGGTVHVTFTKAVENKYNVKGTIYLAAQFDETKIIKDAENVFTITVNSQAVSGSVIVQGAKPLQDEPLAKWGKPVPGHEDQAEWNVRINHKKANLPNAVISDSLSGGNGDERYIEDSFKLLEVEFNEYGSIVQEIQTIDLTGKLQLAPDGRSFTINLGNVNGKQYRLYYKSTYHAGTVLKNKATLDASSAHEEISYSYQSAESGGTAGGDLASKIKLTKVDGDDNSIPLKNAVFTVTRPDGTTFELTTGADGTVTSGVLVQGTYKVKEKTPPDGYELNGNEYTLEVTPTGGALKTICDRPIKTSASVTKRWVGPEGGEVTAHLLADGVDTGKELKLNAGNNWTGSFDNLRKYKAGTATEIVYTVKEDPVANYDSDVVGSMSSGFTITNTNTETVEVSGAKSWDDDNDRDGVRPASITVNLMRDGAKADSKTVTPDPAGTWAYSFMGLPKYDPADGHEYAYAVTEEAVPNYATEVNDTDIVNSYTPGKTSVTVTKAWADANNRDGIRPASVKAQLYANGKPLGEPVELSDANGWTHTWTGLFMKEAGKDIAYEVKEVSVPRGYEASVAGDAKAGYTLTNAHEPEAVSIPVVKKWVGGEGGEVTIHLLADGHDTGKSLKLNAGNGWKGSFDGLPAFEGGERIAYTVSEDAVEGYSSKIEGDASKGFTVTNARGDKPKAATRLPQTGDAADASALAALAASGLAVAAGALLRRREG
- a CDS encoding cold-shock protein, with the protein product MAQGTVKWFNPDKGYGFISREDGDDLFVHYSEIQMDGFKTLDEGQAVEFDITTGQNGKLQASNVRKA
- a CDS encoding Sapep family Mn(2+)-dependent dipeptidase, yielding MTDEELKVRVDAYVNEVWESVVEDIRSLVRIRSVEDLDAAQEGRPYGPACLEALERGLEIASRLGLDAHNCDGHIGYADLAGSSERYLATIAHTDVVPEGLGWSVDPYDVTRREGYLLGRGVLDDKGPFVLSLYAAHFLKRLVDETGERLPYTLRCIVGNEEETNMGDLDWYLENYPEPEFAFTPDADFPLICGEKGVFHGRFGMVGSSGGAGESRIVEMDGGTVANAIPGLATAVVRADASSLPARANIDVEPAGDGLARVRAHGRGGHASLPEGTLNAIGLLADYLMDHGICSKDERRFLVLEHALCSCGHDGAALGIKASDERFGPLTVIGGTVRMVNGHLVQTCDARYPSSTDDERIARTLTSFAEGHGCTFDVDAVKVPFYVEPDSPEIRTLLDTYDEYTGRRSEAFVIGGGTYARKFRRACAFGPHEPDEDVPSWVGPEHGADEGISEASLRRALKVYIVSIWRLMQLSYQ
- a CDS encoding HAD family hydrolase, with product MIMRPHPKEGTQVQQTPHALWPPRFKAAIFDFDGTISDTATIWHEVDRAFLSSRGLPYTDEYPRMLSSLGFDAGARYTIETFGLRESVAEVCEEWKRMGRALFESHATLRPGVQLYVHALTERGVRVALATVNDRDVLKSLRHVDVEALFEVCVYGGEVARPKDHPDIYLETARRLGVEPTDCIVFEDIATGLHSASSVGMLTCGVRSFDPVQRVDEVRSAADLWLDDWRDIGPGAAPGPRA